A window from Dysidea avara chromosome 2, odDysAvar1.4, whole genome shotgun sequence encodes these proteins:
- the LOC136247775 gene encoding zinc finger BED domain-containing protein 4-like gives MIALDNHLFSLVEDVGFLHLMQQLEPRYSVPSRKYVTEVVIPRIAVGLTNEVQKLLKKVVWFSFTTDIWSTDVSSDSLLSLTAHWFSDLFERRSAILHAEPILGSHTGEVLCEHYKRMLAKWKIKESQVHLMVRDNAANMIKAMKDGSFPDLGCFAHTLQLIVHDGVLSQKIVIDTVASARCIVSHFKRSPLAYGQLKEIQQNLQLPVHCLKRDEPTRWNSTLYMLQVLIEQKMALAAYASEYCDIVPLTSVQLDIATKVVKVLGMVARSFCTDAASVSLIIPFIRAFQLSLEQADDDDRGVKTMKKDMLASLNRRYKDVESHKELAIATLLDPQFKDKFFY, from the coding sequence ATGATTGCATTAGACAATCATCTGTTTTCTTTAGTGGAGGATGTTGGATTTCTTCATCTTATGCAACAATTAGAGCCTCGTTATTCAGTGCCAAGCAGGAAGTATGTTACAGAAGTTGTCATCCCCAGAATTGCAGTTGGACTTACGAATGAGGTACAAAAGTTATTGAAAAAAGTAGTATGGTTTAGTTTTACCACTGATATTTGGTCTACTGATGTTAGTAGTGACAGCCTTTTAAGCCTTACAGCACACTGGTTTTCTGATTTGTTTGAAAGAAGATCGGCTATACTTCATGCAGAACCAATTCTAGGATCACACACAGGTGAGGTACTGTGTGAGCATTACAAGAGAATGTTAGCTAAATGGAAAATCAAAGAGAGTCAAGTGCATTTGATGGTAAGGGATAATGCTGCAAACATGATTAAGGCTATGAAGGATGGATCATTTCCAGACCTCGGCTGTTTTGCGCACACGCTGCAGCTAATTGTGCATGATGGAGTGCTTTCACAAAAGATTGTAATAGATACTGTTGCTAGTGCTCGCTGTATTGTTAGCCATTTCAAACGTTCACCATTAGCATATggtcagctaaaagaaataCAGCAAAATTTACAGCTGCCTGTACATTGTCTAAAGCGTGACGAGCCTACTCGTTGGAATAGCACCCTTTACATGTTACAGGTGCTTATTGAACAGAAGATGGCATTGGCTGCCTATGCTAGTGAATATTGTGATATTGTGCCACTTACCTCAGTTCAGTTGGATATAGCTACAAAGGTAGTCAAAGTGTTGGGCATGGTTGCCAGATCTTTCTGTACTGATGCAGCATCTGTATCCTTAATCATTCCATTCATTAGAGCTTTCCAATTGTCACTTGAACaggctgatgatgatgatagggGTGTGAAGACAATGAAAAAGGACATGCTTGCCTCATTAAACAGACGCTACAAAGATGTTGAATCACACAAGGAATTGGCTATTGCTACTTTACTAGATCCCCAATTTAAGGACAAGTTTTTTTACTGA